The Setaria italica strain Yugu1 chromosome IX, Setaria_italica_v2.0, whole genome shotgun sequence genome has a window encoding:
- the LOC101778523 gene encoding ethylene-overproduction protein 1, producing MTNNFLTTIKSLKLIEGCKAAQLYALSSVGASASTSGSGDAAGGSGRPQPQPPPPPKTVSMRSGSLYYPHAAPSTSGAFAPEHHLPCGLPVADALEPALDACLRPVDHVGALAASYRRVSAAAAGGGDDDLCDSYLEQHALFQSVGDARLLRRALRAARVHADDPHRRAVLAAWLRYERREDELDPAPPPLAPCTATTPLLECPRAALFATASAGVDPVCPCRRPPPPPATPPPHRLRRNASEMSEEEEPETNDLWFVIGEEEVACERSCIAALSKPLNTLLYGGFAEAHRDRIDFSRDGITPRGMRAVAAYSRHGRVDDFPPDIISQLLAFANKFCCDGLKAACDNKLAAMVRGVDDAHSLVDVGLEEASHLLVASCLQAFLRELPKSLTNPDIARLLCSPEGRERLDIAGNASFALYYFLSHVAMEQDMKSNTTVMLLERLNECAELPWQKQLALHQLGCVMLERGEFEDAQEWFEAAVAEGHVYSLAGEARAKYKRGHKYAAYKLMNSVVGDYDEPAGWMYQERSLYCVGKEKLADLQSATELDPTMTFPYKYRACALLEEDNAASAIAEISKVIGFKMATDCLELRAWFYLAMEEYELAVQDVRAILTLDPTYMMFHGRMHGEQLIELLRGQVQQWDMADCWMQLYDRWSAVDDIGSLAVVQQMLAREPGNGSLRFRQSLLLLRLNCQKAAMRSLRYARNSSLHEHERLVYEGWILYDSGHRDEALAKAEQSISLQRSFEAFFLKAYALGDSSMDTESSLSVVQLLEHANSCASDNLRKGQAYNNMGSIYVDCDMLDEAAECYGIALNIKHTRAHQGLARVHYLKNRKQAAFDEMTKLVRIATSSASAYEKRSEYGERDAAMCDLNTATLLDPTRTYPYRYRSAVLMDENKEEEAIAELSGAIAFKPDLQLLHLRAAFFDSMGDSASTLRDCEAALCLDPTHGDTLELYSKASARPEPES from the exons ATGACCAATAACTTCCTCACGACGATAAAGAGCCTCAAGCTGATCGAGGGTTGCAAGGCCGCGCAATTATATGCCTTGAGCTCCGTCGGGGCGTCGGCGTCCACGTCCGGCTCAGGGGATGCTGCCGGCGGGAGCGGCAGGCCCCAGCCCCAAcccccgccaccgcccaagACCGTATCGATGAGGTCGGGCTCGCTCTACTACCCGCACGCGGCGCCGTCCACGTCGGGGGCCTTCGCGCCCGAGCACCACCTGCCGTGCGGCCTCCCGGTGGCCGACGCGCTCGAGCCGGCCCTCGACGCCTGCCTGCGCCCCGTCGACCACGTCGGCGCGCTCGCCGCGTCGTACCGGCGggtctcggccgccgccgcggggggcggcgacgacgacctctGCGACTCGTACCTGGAGCAGCACGCTCTGTTCCAGTCGGTCGGCGACGCGCGGCTGCTCCGGCGGGCGCTGCGGGCCGCGCGCGTCCACGCGGACGACCcgcaccgccgcgccgtgctcgccgcgtgGCTCCGGTACGAGCGCCGCGAGGACGAGCTcgacccggcgccgccgccgctcgcgccctgCACCGCCACGACGCCGCTGCTCGAgtgcccgcgcgccgcgctctTCGCCACCGCGTCCGCCGGCGTGGACCCGGTCTGCCcgtgccgccgcccaccgcctcctcccgccaCCCCTCCGCCCCACCGCCTGAGGCGCAACGCGTCCGAGatgagcgaggaggaggagccggagacCAACGACCTGTGGTTCGTCatcggcgaggaggaggtggcgtgcGAGCGCTCGTGCATCGCCGCGCTCTCCAAGCCGCTCAACACGCTCCTCTACGGCGGGTTCGCCGAGGCGCACCGCGACCGGATCGACTTCTCCCGCGACGGCATCACGCCGCGCGGCatgcgcgccgtcgccgcctacagccgccacggccgcgtcgaTGACTTCCCGCCCGACATCATATCCCAGCTCCTCGCCTTCGCCAACAAGTTCTGCTGCGACGGCCTCAAGGCGGCCTGCGACAACAAGCTCGCGGCCATGGTGCGCGGCGTCGACGACGCCCACTCCCTCGTCGACGTCGGCCTCGAGGAGGCCTCCCACCTCCTCGTCGCCTCCTGCCTCCAGGCCTTCCTGCGGGAGCTCCCCAAGTCTCTCACCAACCCGGACATCGCGCGCCTGCTCTGCAGCCCGGAAGGCCGGGAGCGCCTCGACATCGCCGGTAACGCGTCCTTCGCGCTCTACTACTTCCTCTCTCACGTCGCCATGGAGCAGGACATGAAGTCGAACACCACGGTGATGCTGCTGGAGAGGCTGAACGAGTGCGCGGAGCTCCCATGGCAGAAGCAGCTGGCGCTGCACCAGCTCGGGTGCGTCATGCTGGAGCGCGGCGAGTTCGAGGACGCGCAGGAGTGGTTcgaggccgccgtcgccgagggcCACGTTTACTCGCTCGCCGGTGAGGCGCGCGCCAAGTACAAGCGCGGGCACAAATACGCCGCGTACAAGCTCATGAACAGCGTCGTCGGCGACTACGACGAGCCCGCCGGGTGGATGTACCAGGAGCGCTCGCTCTACTGTGTCGGCAAGGAGAAGCTGGCCGATCTCCAGTCGGCGACGGAGCTCGACCCGACGATGACATTCCCGTACAAGTACCGAGCTTGCGCGTTGCTGGAGGAGGACAATGCGGCGTCGGCGATCGCCGAGATCAGCAAGGTGATCGGGTTCAAGATGGCGACGGATTGCCTCGAGCTCCGGGCGTGGTTCTACCTTGCGATGGAGGAGTACGAGCTGGCCGTGCAGGATGTGAGGGCGATACTGACGTTGGATCCGACCTACATGATGTTCCATGGGAGGATGCACGGGGAGCAGCTGATCGAGCTGCTCCGGGGGCAGGTGCAGCAGTGGGATATGGCGGATTGCTGGATGCAGCTGTATGATCGGTGGTCGGCGGTGGATGACATCGGCTCCCTAGCAGTTGTGCAGCAGATGCTCGCCAGGGAACCCGGGAACGGCAGCTTGCGGTTTCGACAGTCACTACTCCTGCTAAG GCTAAACTGTCAGAAGGCGGCCATGCGTAGTTTGCGATATGCACGGAACAGTTCACTCCACGAGCACGAGAGACTTGTATACGAAGGATGGATCCTATACGACAGTGGACATCGGGATGAAGCACTAGCCAAGGCCGAGCAGTCAATTAGCCTTCAGAGATCATTCGAGGCCTTCTTCCTGAAGGCCTACGCTCTAGGAGATTCCAGCATGGACACGGAATCCTCACTCTCCGTCGTGCAGCTCCTGGAGCACGCCAACAGCTGTGCTTCCGACAACCTCCGGAAGGGCCAA GCGTACAACAACATGGGAAGCATCTACGTGGACTGCGACATGCTGGACGAGGCCGCCGAGTGCTACGGCATCGCGCTGAACATCAAGCACACGCGGGCGCATCAGGGCCTGGCGCGCGTCCATTACCTGAAGAACAGGAAGCAGGCCGCGTTCGACGAGATGACCAAGCTCGTGCGGATAGCCACCAGCAGCGCGTCGGCGTACGAGAAACGGTCGGAGTACGGCGAGCGCGACGCCGCCATGTGCGACCTGAACACGGCGACGCTGCTGGACCCTACGAGGACCTATCCTTACAGATACAGATCAGCCG TTCTGATGGACGagaacaaggaggaggaggcgatcgCGGAGCTGTCGGGAGCCATAGCTTTCAAGCCGGACCTGCAGCTGCTCCACCTCCGCGCGGCGTTCTTCGACTCGATGGGCGACAGCGCGAGCACCCTGCGGGACTGCGAGGCGGCGCTCTGCCTGGACCCGACCCACGGCGACACCCTGGAGCTCTACAGCAAAGCCTCCGCCAGGCCCGAACCGGAGAGCTAG
- the LOC101782026 gene encoding trihelix transcription factor ASIL1-like, translating into MSSTRRRPLPPPPAWTPEPWSDGETSALLDAWGPRHLRARGGALRPADWRACAAAVTSRRAADGRAPRTVDQCKNRVDYLKKRLRAERARPKGGPPPPPPVSGWLDRLRALLHLAPSAPPGFAHRPAGATTTAKVKEEDENDDDHHHQKASGGAPLPRDWPPVPKRPRTAVSLSPLSAASGEHPEGGGRSCVGPEVAAALDRLAGTYERVEAAKQREATRLEERRLEAMRDLEIERMRLLVDVAVTSSVGVDGAAAAATAGGDF; encoded by the coding sequence atgtcgtcgacgcgccgccgcccgctgccaccgccgccggcgtggacgCCCGAGCCGTGGAGCGACGGGGAGACGTCGGCGCTGCTCGACGCCTGGGGCCCGCGCCACCtccgcgcccgcggcggcgcgctccgccCCGCCGACTGGcgggcctgcgccgccgccgtcacctcccgccgcgccgccgacggccgcgcgccgcgcaccGTCGACCAGTGCAAGAACCGCGTCGACTACCTCAAGAAGCGCCTCAGGGCCGAGCGCGCCAGGCCCAAggggggcccgccgccgccgccgccggtgtccGGGTGGCTCGACCGCCTCCGCGCGCTGCTGCACCTCGCGCCCTCCGCTCCTCCCGGGTTCGCGCACCGTCCCGCCGGCGCCACGACGACGGCGAAGGtcaaggaggaggacgagaacgacgacgaccaccaccaccagaagGCGAGCGGCGGGGCTCCTCTGCCCCGCGACTGGCCGCCGGTGCCGAAGCGCCCGAGGACGGCGGTGTCGCTGTCGCCGTTGAGCGCCGCCTCGGGGGAGCACCCCGaaggcggcgggaggagctgCGTGGGCCCGGAAGTGGCGGCGGCTCTGGACAGGCTTGCCGGGACGTACgagcgggtggaggcggcgaagCAGAGGGAAGCCACGCGGTTGGAGGAGCGCCGCCTCGAGGCGATGCGCGATCTCGAGATCGAGCGTATGCGCCTCCTCGTCGACGTCGCCGTCACCTCCTCCGTCGGtgtcgacggcgccgccgccgccgcaacggcCGGCGGCGACTTCTAG
- the LOC105913496 gene encoding trihelix transcription factor ASIL1, with translation MPSCGRKPPPERASGNWSDGETSTLIDAWGPAHLRRHPRHLLLNDWRAAASAVNAHRATAGRRFNRTRLQCQTRVRTLKKRYKEELSRQPPSRWPHLRQLHPFLASADGPPPGFPAATRAPAPAVKQEVEEEVGGSVGLAASWTVPRRPRNGAARSSSSGFCPGAVVTKLADVYERVEMARIGAGNLKMEMEAQRAMLDAVKVEQQWKMENA, from the coding sequence ATGCCCAGCTGCGGCCGCAAGCCACCGCCGGAGAGAGCCTCCGGGAACTGGAGCGACGGCGAGACGTCCACCCTCATCGACGCGTGGGGCCCGGCccacctgcgccgccacccgcgccacctcctcctcaatGACTGGCGCGCCGCGGCCAGCGCCGTGAACGCTCACCGCGCCACCGCGGGGCGCCGCTTCAACCGCACCCGCCTCCAGTGCCAGACCCGCGTCCGCACCCTGAAGAAGCGGTACAAGGAGGAGCTCTCGAGGCAGCCGCCGTCGAGGTGGCCCCACCTCCGCCAGCTCCACCCTTTCCTGGCCAGCGCTGACGGCCCGCCACCGGGCTTCCCGGCCGCGACCAGGGCTCCGGCGCCCGCCGTCaagcaggaggtggaggaggaggtgggcggAAGCGTTGGGTTGGCGGCGAGCTGGACGGTCCCGAGGAGGCCGAGGAATGGGGCCGCGAGGAGTAGTAGCTCGGGGTTCTGCCCGGGGGCGGTGGTGACGAAGCTGGCGGATGTGTACGAGCGCGTGGAGATGGCAAGGATCGGCGCCGGGAACctgaagatggagatggaggcgCAGCGGGCCATGCTGGACGCCGTGAAGGTGGAGCAGCAGTGGAAGATGGAGAACGCGTAG